In a genomic window of Pseudomonas oryzihabitans:
- a CDS encoding DUF485 domain-containing protein, producing the protein MNDSTYRRIEASPRFKELVAKRERFAWTLSAIMLGLYAAFILLIAFAPKVLGTRIHAETAMTWGIPLGVGLILSAFILTGIYVRRANGEFDRLNQEILREVQV; encoded by the coding sequence ATGAATGACAGCACCTACCGGCGGATTGAAGCCAGTCCGCGTTTCAAAGAACTGGTGGCCAAGCGCGAGCGATTCGCCTGGACGCTCTCCGCCATCATGCTCGGGCTCTACGCCGCCTTCATCCTCCTGATCGCCTTCGCGCCCAAGGTCCTCGGCACCCGCATCCATGCGGAGACGGCCATGACCTGGGGGATTCCGCTGGGCGTCGGCCTGATCCTCTCGGCCTTCATCCTGACCGGCATCTATGTGCGGCGGGCCAATGGCGAGTTCGATCGGCTCAACCAGGAAATTCTGCGGGAGGTGCAGGTATGA
- a CDS encoding efflux RND transporter periplasmic adaptor subunit, with protein sequence MPKALRVALTLLVVLLAVLAGTWLWHFYLYTPWTRDARIRADVVVIAPDVSGWVTRLAVQDNQLVHRGDLLLQIDQERYQAELAHAQAVAATRQEQLRQRESEAARRLRLGTSAISAEDRETAQVNVAIARSQYQEALSDVRLAQINLDRSHVVAPREGRITNLQFAQGNYVRSGQAVTALVDTRSFYVLAYFEETKIPHIHPGDAVRVRLMNRSEPLKGRVASISSGIADLNDTDNALLLAKVAPTFNWVRLAQRIPVRIELLEVPSEVHLSAGMTASVSVIDAEGHQPLAGWRRIWDY encoded by the coding sequence ATGCCCAAAGCCCTGCGCGTGGCCCTGACCCTGCTGGTGGTGTTGCTGGCCGTGCTGGCCGGTACCTGGCTCTGGCACTTCTATCTCTACACGCCATGGACGCGCGATGCGCGCATCCGCGCCGACGTGGTGGTGATCGCGCCGGACGTCTCCGGCTGGGTCACGCGCCTGGCGGTACAGGACAACCAATTGGTGCACCGGGGCGACCTGCTGCTGCAGATCGATCAGGAGCGCTACCAGGCCGAGCTGGCCCACGCCCAGGCGGTGGCCGCCACACGCCAGGAGCAGTTGCGTCAGCGTGAAAGCGAGGCCGCCCGGCGCCTGCGCCTGGGCACCAGCGCCATCAGCGCCGAGGATCGCGAAACCGCCCAGGTCAACGTGGCCATCGCCCGCAGCCAATACCAGGAGGCGCTGAGCGACGTCCGCCTGGCGCAGATCAACCTGGACCGTAGCCACGTTGTGGCGCCGCGCGAAGGGCGGATCACCAATCTGCAATTCGCCCAGGGCAACTATGTGCGTAGCGGCCAGGCGGTCACGGCACTGGTCGATACCCGGTCCTTCTACGTGCTGGCCTATTTCGAGGAGACCAAGATCCCGCACATCCACCCGGGCGACGCGGTGCGGGTCCGCCTGATGAATCGTTCCGAACCCCTGAAGGGCAGGGTGGCGAGTATCAGCAGCGGCATCGCCGATCTGAATGACACGGATAATGCCCTGTTGCTGGCCAAGGTCGCGCCGACCTTCAACTGGGTGCGCCTGGCGCAACGCATTCCGGTACGCATCGAACTGCTGGAGGTGCCTTCGGAGGTACACCTGAGCGCCGGCATGACGGCCAGCGTCTCGGTGATCGATGCCGAGGGTCATCAGCCGCTGGCCGGGTGGCGACGGATCTGGGATTACTGA
- a CDS encoding DUF1656 domain-containing protein: MYLHEWSLGGVYVSPLLIYCLLALVPTALSLWLLQWSGLMRYLWHDTLFACALFVICLAGIVGLLAT; encoded by the coding sequence GTGTATCTGCATGAGTGGTCGCTGGGCGGGGTCTATGTCAGTCCCCTGCTGATCTATTGCCTGTTAGCCCTGGTACCTACGGCCTTGTCGCTGTGGTTGCTGCAATGGAGTGGCCTGATGCGTTACCTCTGGCACGACACCCTGTTCGCCTGCGCCCTCTTTGTTATCTGTCTGGCCGGGATCGTCGGCCTGCTCGCCACCTGA
- a CDS encoding FUSC family protein, protein MRLPWTAFLAPSSAALQFACKTLFAAGLALWLAYRFDLEQPAWACMTVIVVSQPLSGMVVAKGLFRLLGTLVGTSMAVVLMALFAQTPWLFLVALSLWLALCTAASTLLRNHVAYGFVLAGYTAAIICLPSIAQPLDVFDHAIARCTEICLGLLVGSAVHALLWPQRVEANLFAEATRTWRQAVTAARAELAGTENAVQGLLALLGQMVAIDSQRDHAWFEGYRGRQRARALRLLSRDLLSVLRTARGAARQVRNLEESQRPLVQPWLDAVLATLNEPDREQLEALTYRLREAVAAEPLDSDQRYLLTRLAILLDKIAAARQSLESVDTTRLEAAAPSALAHHRDVQTALLYGLRSALALLGLGLFWMGSAWPAGPGAMLIAGVVCSLFANRDNAFAVGLGFLRGIFYACLVAIPISQLLMPQADSFPLLCLVLGGPLFFATLGMAGPLAGRGTATAFALFLLSLTVPRNEVMTELDTLLNKELGLLIGAGWAVLMFRLFTLSAPRRTTKRILEATLYDLQRLTSLPLRNAEPWFGGRMADRLLLLARHVDLLPSHERHRWALGLLALDLGNELLHLRACLAQAKGELRSAQEALLGRFAESLAEGVDGLQPNRLDDAGERLRHALIEAADGESNRLAWSAVGQLQQTWRSFCLEREASSVSA, encoded by the coding sequence GTGCGTCTACCCTGGACGGCTTTTCTCGCACCTTCTTCCGCCGCGCTGCAGTTCGCGTGCAAGACGCTGTTCGCGGCGGGGCTCGCGTTGTGGCTGGCCTATCGCTTCGATCTCGAACAGCCGGCCTGGGCCTGTATGACGGTGATCGTGGTGTCTCAACCGCTGTCAGGCATGGTCGTGGCCAAGGGCCTTTTTCGCTTGCTGGGGACCCTGGTCGGTACCAGCATGGCAGTGGTGCTGATGGCGCTGTTCGCGCAAACGCCCTGGCTGTTCCTCGTCGCCCTGTCCCTTTGGTTGGCCCTTTGCACTGCGGCTTCAACGCTGCTGCGTAACCATGTCGCCTATGGCTTCGTGCTGGCGGGCTATACGGCGGCCATCATCTGCCTGCCGTCGATCGCCCAACCGCTGGACGTCTTCGACCATGCCATCGCCCGCTGCACCGAGATCTGTCTGGGGCTGCTGGTCGGCTCTGCGGTGCATGCGCTGCTCTGGCCGCAGCGGGTCGAAGCGAACCTGTTCGCCGAGGCGACCAGGACCTGGCGCCAGGCGGTAACCGCCGCTCGGGCGGAGCTGGCGGGGACGGAGAATGCCGTCCAGGGCCTGTTGGCGCTGCTGGGTCAGATGGTCGCCATCGATTCGCAGCGCGACCATGCCTGGTTCGAAGGTTATCGCGGGCGCCAGCGTGCCCGCGCCTTGCGCCTGCTGTCACGGGACCTGCTCAGCGTCTTGCGCACCGCACGCGGCGCTGCCCGTCAGGTGCGCAATCTCGAAGAGTCGCAACGGCCGCTCGTACAGCCGTGGCTGGACGCGGTGCTCGCGACGCTCAACGAGCCGGACCGCGAGCAGCTGGAGGCGCTCACGTACAGACTGCGCGAGGCGGTTGCCGCTGAACCGCTGGATAGCGATCAGCGCTATCTACTGACGCGTCTGGCGATCCTGTTGGATAAGATCGCCGCCGCGCGCCAGTCGCTGGAGAGCGTCGATACCACCCGCCTTGAGGCGGCCGCGCCTTCCGCCCTGGCCCATCACCGCGACGTGCAGACGGCCTTGCTCTATGGTCTACGCAGTGCCTTGGCGCTGCTGGGGCTCGGTCTGTTCTGGATGGGCAGCGCCTGGCCGGCGGGGCCGGGCGCCATGCTCATTGCGGGTGTGGTCTGCAGCCTGTTCGCCAATCGTGACAACGCCTTCGCCGTGGGCCTGGGTTTTCTCCGGGGGATTTTCTACGCCTGTTTGGTCGCGATTCCGATCTCGCAGTTACTAATGCCGCAGGCAGATAGTTTTCCCTTGCTGTGCCTGGTACTAGGCGGACCCTTGTTCTTCGCCACCCTGGGTATGGCCGGTCCGCTGGCCGGCAGAGGGACGGCGACCGCCTTCGCGCTGTTCTTGCTATCGCTGACCGTGCCCCGTAACGAGGTCATGACCGAGCTGGATACCTTGCTCAATAAGGAACTCGGCCTGTTGATCGGTGCGGGCTGGGCGGTACTGATGTTTCGGCTGTTCACCTTGAGCGCACCACGGCGGACCACCAAACGCATCCTTGAGGCCACGCTCTATGACCTGCAGCGGCTGACGTCGCTGCCGCTGCGCAATGCCGAGCCCTGGTTCGGTGGGCGCATGGCCGACCGTCTACTGTTGCTGGCGCGCCACGTCGACCTGTTGCCATCCCACGAGCGGCATCGCTGGGCGCTGGGCTTGCTCGCCCTGGATCTGGGCAATGAACTCCTGCACCTGCGTGCCTGCCTGGCCCAGGCCAAGGGAGAGCTCAGAAGCGCGCAGGAGGCCCTTCTCGGGCGTTTCGCCGAGAGCCTGGCCGAAGGGGTGGACGGATTACAGCCGAATCGGCTGGACGACGCGGGAGAGCGCCTGCGTCACGCCCTGATCGAAGCCGCGGATGGCGAGTCCAATCGGCTGGCCTGGAGCGCGGTAGGGCAGCTCCAGCAAACCTGGCGTAGTTTCTGTCTGGAACGGGAGGCGAGCAGTGTATCTGCATGA
- a CDS encoding DUF3309 family protein: MTLSTILVLVLLVLLIGGLPVFPHSRSWGYGPSGIVGAILVVLLVLLLLGMI, from the coding sequence ATGACTCTTTCGACCATCCTGGTTCTGGTACTGCTGGTCCTGCTCATCGGCGGACTTCCGGTGTTTCCTCATTCGCGCAGCTGGGGCTACGGCCCGTCCGGCATCGTCGGCGCCATCCTGGTCGTCCTGCTGGTGCTACTCCTGCTCGGCATGATCTAG
- a CDS encoding cation acetate symporter, which produces MRRLLVATGLLALAPSLWAADAISGAVQRQPLNVHAILMFVAFVGATLGITYWASKRNRSAADYYAAGGRITGFQNGLAIAGDYMSAASFLGISALVFSSGYDGLIYSIGFLVGWPIILFLIAERLRNLGKYTFADVASYRLKQKDIRTLSACGSLVVVALYLIAQMVGAGKLIQLLFGLDYNVAVVLVGILMVLYVLFGGMLATTWVQIIKAVLLLSGASFMAFMVMKHVGFDFNRLFAEAIAVHPKGEAIMSPGGLVKDPISAFSLGLALMFGTAGLPHILMRFFTVSDAKEARKSVFYATGFIGYFYILTFIIGFGAILLVSTNPAFKDAAGALLGGNNMAAVHLANAVGGSVFLGFISAVAFATILAVVAGLTLAGASAVSHDLYASVIKKGHANEKDEIRVSKMTTVALGVVAIALGILFEKQNIAFMVGLAFSIAASCNFPILLLSMYWKRLTTRGAMIGGWLGLITAVALMVLGPTIWVTILGHAKPIYPYEYPALFSIAVAFIGIWFFSITDKSAAGEEERARFYPQFVRSQTGLGASGAVAH; this is translated from the coding sequence ATGAGACGTCTACTCGTAGCTACCGGGCTGCTCGCGCTCGCGCCGTCACTCTGGGCCGCCGATGCCATCAGCGGCGCGGTGCAGCGCCAGCCGTTGAACGTGCATGCCATCCTCATGTTCGTGGCCTTCGTCGGGGCCACCCTGGGCATCACCTATTGGGCCTCCAAGCGCAATCGCTCGGCGGCGGACTACTACGCGGCGGGCGGTCGTATCACCGGCTTCCAGAACGGCCTGGCGATCGCCGGCGACTACATGTCGGCGGCTTCCTTCCTGGGTATTTCCGCGCTGGTGTTCAGCTCGGGCTATGACGGCCTGATCTACTCCATCGGCTTCCTGGTGGGCTGGCCAATCATCCTGTTCCTGATCGCCGAGCGCCTGCGCAACCTGGGCAAGTACACCTTCGCCGATGTGGCATCCTATCGCCTCAAGCAAAAGGACATCCGGACCCTGTCCGCCTGTGGCTCCTTGGTAGTGGTCGCCCTCTACCTGATCGCCCAGATGGTCGGTGCCGGCAAGCTGATCCAGCTGCTGTTCGGCCTCGATTACAATGTCGCCGTGGTGCTGGTAGGCATCCTCATGGTGCTCTATGTGCTCTTCGGCGGCATGCTGGCCACCACCTGGGTGCAGATCATCAAGGCGGTGCTGCTGCTGTCCGGCGCCAGCTTCATGGCCTTCATGGTGATGAAGCACGTCGGGTTCGACTTCAACCGGCTGTTCGCCGAAGCCATCGCCGTGCATCCCAAGGGCGAAGCCATCATGAGCCCCGGTGGCCTGGTGAAGGATCCGATCTCGGCCTTTTCCCTGGGTCTGGCGCTGATGTTCGGCACTGCCGGCTTGCCGCACATCCTGATGCGCTTCTTCACCGTCAGCGACGCCAAGGAAGCCCGCAAGAGCGTGTTCTACGCGACCGGCTTCATCGGCTACTTCTACATCCTCACCTTCATCATCGGCTTCGGTGCCATCCTGCTGGTCAGCACCAATCCGGCCTTCAAGGACGCCGCCGGCGCCTTGCTGGGTGGTAACAACATGGCGGCGGTGCACCTCGCCAATGCCGTGGGCGGCAGCGTCTTCCTGGGCTTCATCTCGGCAGTGGCCTTCGCCACCATCCTGGCGGTAGTGGCTGGCCTCACCCTGGCCGGCGCTTCGGCGGTGTCCCATGACCTCTACGCCAGTGTGATCAAGAAGGGCCACGCCAACGAGAAGGACGAGATCCGCGTCTCCAAGATGACCACGGTAGCGCTGGGCGTCGTGGCCATCGCCCTGGGTATTCTCTTCGAGAAGCAGAACATCGCCTTCATGGTGGGTCTGGCGTTCTCCATCGCCGCCAGCTGCAACTTCCCCATCCTGCTGCTCTCGATGTACTGGAAGCGTCTGACCACCCGGGGTGCCATGATCGGTGGCTGGCTCGGCCTGATCACCGCGGTGGCCCTGATGGTGCTCGGTCCGACCATCTGGGTGACCATCCTCGGTCATGCCAAGCCGATCTACCCCTATGAATACCCGGCGCTGTTCTCCATCGCCGTGGCCTTCATCGGTATCTGGTTCTTCTCCATCACCGACAAGTCGGCGGCGGGCGAGGAAGAGCGTGCACGCTTCTATCCGCAGTTCGTGAGATCCCAGACCGGTCTGGGTGCCAGCGGCGCCGTCGCGCACTGA